From Strix uralensis isolate ZFMK-TIS-50842 chromosome 1, bStrUra1, whole genome shotgun sequence, a single genomic window includes:
- the NPVF gene encoding pro-FMRFamide-related neuropeptide VF, protein MTVISTNTFILFALATAVFLTSNSMCLDEPMKSSLQSREDDDDKYYEIKDNTLEEKQRSLNFEEMKDWGSKNIIKMNPPTLNKMPNSIANLPLRFGRNYPEERSIKPFANLPLRFGRAFGENIPRHAPKVSHRLGRSPLVKSASQSLLNLPQRFGKSLSVDLSQDIQESDPDCFTETKFEIFIPS, encoded by the exons ATGACAGTCATTTCAACCAACACATTTATTCTATTTGCTTTAGCTACAGCGGTCTTTCTAACATCAAATAGTATGTGCCTAGATGAACCGATGAAGTCcagtctgcagagcagagaagatgatgatgataaatATTACGAG attaaAGATAATACcttggaagaaaagcagaggagtctcaattttgaagaaatgaaagactgGGGatcaaaaaatataattaaaatgaatCCTCCTACATTAAACAAGATGCCAAATTCCATTGCTAATTTACCTCTTAGGTTTGGAAGAAATTATCCAGAAGAAAGAAGCATTAAACCATTTGCCAATTTGCCTCTGAGATTTGGGAGAGCTTTTGGAGAGAACATACCTAGACATGCTCCAAAGGTATCACACAGGCTTGGGAGATCTCCACTTGTTAAAAGTGCCAGTCAGTCACTTCTAAATTTGCCACAGAGATTTGGGAAGTCACTGTCTGTCGATCTGTCTCAAGACATTCAGGAATCTGATCCAG attgttttACTGAGACAAAGTTTGAGATTTTCATTCCAAGTTAA